In Parasegetibacter sp. NRK P23, the genomic stretch TGGAAAAGCCTATGACCGTTCACCTGCACGAAGCGGAGGAACTTGCGGCGCTGGCGGAAAAGCTGGGACTTATTTTATGTGTTTACCAGAACCGCCGTTACGATGGCGACTTCAGGGCGGTAAAAAAAGTGCTGGACGAAGGTGTGTTGGGTACCATAAAGGAAGTGGAGATAGCGTACAACCGTTTCCGTGATGTGCCCGCGGGAAAGCCACACAAGGAAGGCGATCTTCCCGGAGCAGGTATCCTTCACGACCTGGGTGCGCACCTGATAGACCAGTCGCTGCAATTATTCGGTTTCCCCGAAGCCGTTTTCGCGGATGTATGTACGATGCGGGAAAACGTGATTGCGAACGACTATTTCGAGCTGCTCCTTTTCTATAAAAACAACCTGCGGGTACGTTTAAAAAGTAATATGCTGGTACGTGAACTGCTGCCTGCTTACATTTTGAACGGCAGTCTGGGATCATTCCACCAGCAACGTTCGGACCGGCAGGAAGAGGAATTACTGGCAGGTGTGGTGCCTTCTATTGAAAGCTGGTGCCCCGCGCCCGCTTCACCCGATGGCTTATTGCATACCGTAAGGAATGGTGCGGTGGTCAGGGAACTTCAGACTTCTGAACCGGGGAACTATATGGGTTACTTCAGCGATGTGCACGACGCCATTACAGGAAAAGGAGAAAACCCCGTGCCTGCAGGGGACGGGGTGCGTATCATTAAAATCGTTGAAATGGCGCTGCGCAGTTCAAAGGAAAAAAGAGTGATCTTATCCAATGGATAAGGATGCCGCTATTTTTTCTTCTTTGCTGCTTTCGTTTTCTTAGCAGCGGCTTCTTTCGCCTTCTGCGCGTCGATCTTTATATTCTCTCTGATGGTTTCCCAATACTCTTTGCCATAGCTCACAAAAATTTCGGAGCCGGCGGGAATATTGCGCAACGCTTTGATGAACACCCTTGTGCCGATGGGTTCATATTCCGCGTTGTTCACCAGGCCTTTCACTTTACGGAGTCCGCGCGCATCGTTCGCATAACGGGCCAGTGAAGACTTCATGCGGCGCGCGTCAATAACGTGGTTGCGGTTCACGAAAAAGATATAGCCGTTTTCACCATCATCGTGGTTGGCTTCTTTCCAGGAACTGACGCGTCCTTTGTATTCCACGATCTGTGTTCCTTTGGGGATATCTACTTCTGTAAACAGGCCCATCCCTGAATCGGGTATGGTAGAGGTTTTAACAACGAGTTTCTTTTCAAGTAATGCCATGCAGAATATTTCTGGGCCGCAAATTAAGGGTTTGAACGTATTCTTTACACATTTAATTCTTCTTTTAAAAAATGCGTGGTGTTCTTCAACGGTATTGGGATGAAATCTATTCTTCATTACCTTAGCGGAACCTTATCAATCTTCATCCCATGAATATCGACATGCTTCATTATTGGCGGAAAGTATTGAATATTGCCCTGGAACTGCCCGGAACGGAGGAGTCCAGCTCCCACGGCACGCCCGCCTGCAAAGTAAACAGCAAACTTTTCGCCAGGCTCTGGGAAGATGGAAAAACACTCGCCGTGTATTCCGCTGAAAGGGAAAGATGGATGAAACTCAGGCCCGCAGTGTATTTCATTACCGCGCATTACAATAACCACCCCATGCTGCTCATCAACCTCGAAAAGGTGGGTGAAGCCGAGTTGAAGGAGCTGGTACAAACTTCTTGGGAAATCAGGGCGCCGCGTTCCCTGCAGAAATCCTGGAAAGAAAGCAGCAACTGAATCAGTCTGAAGCCTGGGTCTGATGGTCCCTGAGCTGGGCCACGGCATCGTCGATCAGCATGGATAATTTTGAGAGCAGCATTTGCAGTGCTTTATCGTCCCGGCTGTGCTTGTCCCAATGTTCAATTTCCAAAGCAATGGCGCCTGCTTCCGTGGCACCCACGATCTCCAGGGAGGGCTTGATGCGGTGGGCCGCGGCGCTCATCAGTTCAAACTCGCGCTCTTCAAATCCGCGCTGCATTTCCACCATCGCTATAGGTGTCTGCCTGCAGAACACGGAGATCAGGCTTTGCATGAATTCGGGGTCACCCGCACTATAGGTTTCCAGCGTAGCTATATCTATCGTAAAGCCGGATTTGCGCTTCTTCACCTCCTGTTCCGTTACCGGAGCCGCATCTCCCCTTATCCATTTTTCCAGCATCCCCAGCAATACGTTTTCCCGGTATGGTTTTGAAAGAAAATCGTTCATCCCCGCATTCAGGCATTTTTCCGCCTCCCCTTTCAGCGCATGGGCCGTGAGGGCCACGATGGGCGTTGTACTTTTCAGTTCCTGGCGAATGATGCGCGTGGCTTCGAGTCCGTCCATCTGCGGCATCTGAATATCCATGAGGATCAGGTCGAAGTTGTTGTTCTTAACGGCTTCCACGGCCTCAATGCCATTTCCGGCTTCCGTTACTTCTATACCATATTGCTGGAGCAGCATCTTCGCGACCAGTGTATTCATTTCATTGTCTTCCACCAGTAACACCTTCTTCCCGGTGAGGTCAGCGATATGTTCCGGCTCTTCAATCGATAATACGGGCCGGGCGCCACTCTTCTCGAATGGAAGGGTCACGATAACGGTGGTGCCCACCTGTTGTTCACTTTCAATGGCGATGGACCCGCCCAGCAATTCGGTGAGGTTCTTCACGATGCTCATGCCCAGGCCGGTCCCCCCGA encodes the following:
- a CDS encoding Gfo/Idh/MocA family oxidoreductase, which encodes MATVIRTGICSYGMSGKLFHAPFIEAHPGFELTGMVERTKNESRERYPNAIVYRSVEEMLANDAIALIIVNTPVQTHFDYTKAALLAGKHVILEKPMTVHLHEAEELAALAEKLGLILCVYQNRRYDGDFRAVKKVLDEGVLGTIKEVEIAYNRFRDVPAGKPHKEGDLPGAGILHDLGAHLIDQSLQLFGFPEAVFADVCTMRENVIANDYFELLLFYKNNLRVRLKSNMLVRELLPAYILNGSLGSFHQQRSDRQEEELLAGVVPSIESWCPAPASPDGLLHTVRNGAVVRELQTSEPGNYMGYFSDVHDAITGKGENPVPAGDGVRIIKIVEMALRSSKEKRVILSNG
- a CDS encoding SET domain-containing protein gives rise to the protein MALLEKKLVVKTSTIPDSGMGLFTEVDIPKGTQIVEYKGRVSSWKEANHDDGENGYIFFVNRNHVIDARRMKSSLARYANDARGLRKVKGLVNNAEYEPIGTRVFIKALRNIPAGSEIFVSYGKEYWETIRENIKIDAQKAKEAAAKKTKAAKKKK
- a CDS encoding MmcQ/YjbR family DNA-binding protein — encoded protein: MNIDMLHYWRKVLNIALELPGTEESSSHGTPACKVNSKLFARLWEDGKTLAVYSAERERWMKLRPAVYFITAHYNNHPMLLINLEKVGEAELKELVQTSWEIRAPRSLQKSWKESSN